A section of the Oncorhynchus gorbuscha isolate QuinsamMale2020 ecotype Even-year unplaced genomic scaffold, OgorEven_v1.0 Un_scaffold_1431, whole genome shotgun sequence genome encodes:
- the LOC124022799 gene encoding integrin alpha-11-like, which produces VSFRLEFEFSRSVFLDHVRVILEASSDGEEVTLEDNFNDIFHPLKYEADLLFTRDSNPSGCEIKADLSLEIPGNIGPPFNFTFQIQNLGFFPVTDLQLNIEIPEMTKNGNQLLQISDFHIDKTDGTRCIPPQHVAQSRASPEDLSRVSRLNQSNTLPLPVQCTVNLNPYKEVSVRIRGALRLDALHALRFKVLELVTSATVELPPSSPMFLHEERPVRHIILEIRKEGDYRISIWIIIGSTLGGLLLLSLLSLALWKLGFFQRQKRREEDEQETNGKVAEER; this is translated from the exons GTATCTTTCCGCCTGGAGTTTGAGTTCAGCCGATCAGTGTTCCTGGACCACGTACGTGTCATTCTAGAAGCCAGCAG tgaCGGAGAGGAGGTTACCTTAGAAGACAATTTCAACGACATCTTTCACCCGCTGAAATACGAGGCTGACCTCCTATTTACAAG GGACTCCAACCCCTCTGGCTGTGAAATCAAAGCAGACCTCTCCCTGGAGATACCAGGAAATATTGGTCCTCCATTTAACTTCACCTTCCAG ATTCAGAACCTGGGCTTCTTTCCCGTGACGGACCTACAGTTGAATATCGAAATTCCAGAGATGACCAAAAACGGGAACCAGCTGTTGCAGATATCGGACTTCCATATTGACAAA ACAGACGGTACCCGCTGCATACCCCCTCAACATGTGGCACAGAGCAGGGCGTCCCCAGAAGACCTCTCTCGAGTCTCACGCCTG AACCAGTCCAATACTCTGCCTCTGCCAGTCCAATGCACTGTCAACCTGAACCCCTACAAGGAAGTCAGCGTCAGAATCAGGGGGGCATTGCGGTTGGACGCCTTGCATGCT CTGAGGTTCAAAGTCCTGGAACTGGTGACAAGTGCAACAGTAGAACTTCCACCTTCAAGCCCCATGTTTCTTCATGAAGAAAGGCCTGTCAGACAT ATAATCCTGGAGATTAGGAAAGAAGGGGATTACAGAATCTCAATCTGGATTATCATTGGGAGCACGCTGGGAGGGTTGTTACTGCTGTCCCTGCTCAGCCTAGCTCTATGGAAG cTTGGCTTCTTCCagaggcagaagaggagagaagaggatgagcAGGAGACCAATGGAAAGGTGGCAGAGGAGCGGTAA